The Henckelia pumila isolate YLH828 chromosome 2, ASM3356847v2, whole genome shotgun sequence genome includes a window with the following:
- the LOC140883944 gene encoding mitogen-activated protein kinase kinase kinase 17 → MVKLNGSSWVRGSCIGRGANGTVNLALNLSDGEVFAVKSVELGSSTASQLRALENEIKILKSLSSPHVVGFLGDDETASFRNLHMEYMPGGTAADSACSDEGILRSYAWCLVSALGYLHSRGIVHCDVKGKNVLLGRPSAKLADFGSAAIVSEGGISPRGSPLWMAPEVVRGEYQGPESDVWSLGCTVIEMATGKPAWDSVSRIGYSSEFPAFPPKLSELGCDFLRKCLQRDAEKRWSCDQLLQHPFLSQCRPLPEDPIASGSSPRCVLDLFDLNFEDDEETDGSEEEDDEFLNSNAKGRIRGLITGTGANWESDGWIEVRGMRQEIRNLKSWNCEEQADELGHNVVAGESDEDGEIIINSVSIEPISFLKKNVNVYCSFSAFATLVYHSSYVMYLGNIVSHLGHNHIYHDYSRDIKESNRSNFYQSKLT, encoded by the coding sequence ATGGTGAAGTTGAATGGAAGCAGCTGGGTTCGAGGCAGCTGCATAGGAAGAGGCGCTAATGGGACTGTGAATCTTGCTCTCAACCTCTCCGACGGGGAAGTTTTCGCGGTGAAGTCCGTGGAGCTTGGCTCCTCCACGGCTTCGCAGCTCCGGGCCTTGGAGAATGAAATCAAGATTCTGAAATCTCTCTCGTCTCCTCACGTCGTCGGGTTCTTGGGAGACGACGAGACGGCGTCGTTCAGGAACCTGCACATGGAGTACATGCCGGGAGGCACGGCGGCTGATTCCGCCTGCTCCGACGAGGGGATTCTTCGGAGCTACGCGTGGTGCTTGGTTTCCGCCCTCGGCTACCTCCACTCCAGGGGAATCGTGCATTGCGACGTGAAGGGGAAGAACGTGCTCTTGGGTCGTCCCTCCGCCAAGCTCGCGGATTTCGGGTCGGCGGCGATCGTCTCGGAGGGTGGGATCTCCCCGCGGGGCAGCCCGCTGTGGATGGCGCCGGAGGTCGTGCGGGGAGAGTATCAGGGCCCGGAGTCCGACGTTTGGTCCCTGGGTTGCACTGTCATCGAGATGGCGACTGGGAAGCCCGCTTGGGACTCGGTGAGCCGAATCGGATACTCTTCGGAGTTTCCCGCGTTTCCTCCGAAGCTATCGGAGCTCGGCTGCGATTTTTTACGTAAATGTCTGCAAAGAGATGCCGAGAAACGGTGGAGCTGCGATCAGCTGCTGCAGCATCCGTTCCTCTCCCAATGTCGTCCCCTTCCGGAAGATCCGATCGCCTCCGGGTCGTCGCCACGCTGCGTTTTGGACTTGTTCGATTTGAATTTCGAAGATGATGAAGAGACCGACGGATCAGAAGAAGAAGACGACGAATTCTTGAATTCCAATGCCAAGGGGAGAATAAGGGGACTGATCACGGGGACAGGGGCAAATTGGGAATCCGATGGCTGGATAGAGGTGCGCGGGATGAGGCAAGAAATTCGAAATCTGAAGAGCTGGAACTGCGAAGAACAAGCCGACGAGCTTGGACACAACGTCGTGGCAGGGGAGAGCGACGAAGATGgtgaaattattattaattctgTTTCTATCGAGCCAATAAGTTTTCTTAAGAAAAATGTCAACGTGTATTGTAGTTTTTCGGCATTTGCGACTTTAGTATACCATTCTTCCTATGTTATGTATCTTGGTAATATTGTGTCCCATTTGGGTCATAATCATATTTACCACGATTATTCACGAGATATCAAAGAATCGAATAGATCAAATTTCTACCAATCAAAGCTCACGTAA